One Labrys wisconsinensis genomic window, AACAATACGTTCCGCGCCATGGCCCTGACCTACGGACCGCGCCGGAACGGGAGGCCCCGCCGATGACCCAGCCGCTGCTCGAGCTCGCCGGCATCGCCAAGTCCTTCGGCCCGATCGACGTGCTGCACGACATCTGCCTCGAGGTTCATCGCGGCGAGGTGCTCTGCCTGCTCGGCGACAACGGCGCCGGCAAGTCGACGCTGATCAAGATCCTGTCCGGCGTGCACAAGCCGACATCGGGCACGGTGGCGATGGACGGCAGGCCCGTCGCCTTCGACAGCCCGCGCGACGCGGCGGCGCACGGCATCGCCACGGTGCACCAGTTCGGCGGCACCTTCCCGCTGATGAGCATCGGGCGCTCCTTCTTCGTCGGCGCCGAGCTGACGCGGCGCTGGGGGCCGTTCACCATCTTCGACCGCCGCCGCGCCAACGAGATCGCGGTGCGGGAGACGCGCCAGCTCGGCATCACCCGCATCGACGACGGCAATCGCCTGGTCGGCGGCCTCTCCGGCGGCGAGC contains:
- a CDS encoding ATP-binding cassette domain-containing protein, translating into MTQPLLELAGIAKSFGPIDVLHDICLEVHRGEVLCLLGDNGAGKSTLIKILSGVHKPTSGTVAMDGRPVAFDSPRDAAAHGIATVHQFGGTFPLMSIGRSFFVGAELTRRWGPFTIFDRRRANEIAVRETRQLGITRIDDGNRLVGGLSGGERQALAIARAVHFGASVLILDEPTAALGVKEAAHVLRIILQARRKGIAVILITHNVVHALTVGDHFAVLIKGAKAADFRRGEKSREEITDLMAGGEHMAALEAEIESTMAVHDDPQPSVDA